GCACGGTCTTGCCCACGCCCGCGCCGCCGAACAGGCCGATCTTGCCGCCCTGCACGTAGGGCTCCAACAGGTCGACGACCTTGAGGCCCGTCTCGAACATCTTCGACTGGGGCTCGAGCTCTTCGAAGGGCGGGGCCGGGCGGTGGATCTCCCAGCGGGCGTCGCCCTCGATCACCTCGCCGCCGGTGTCGAGCGCCTCGCCGATGACGTTGAACACGTGGCCGAGGGTGGCGTTGCCGACCGGCACGGTGATGCCCTTGCCCGTGTTGCGCACCGGCGTCCCCCGCCTCAGGCCCTCGGTCTGCTTCATGGCGATGGCCCGCACCCGACCGCCGCCGATGTGCTGCACGACCTCGGCCACCACCGTCGTCACCGTGCCGTCGAGGTCGATGTCGAACTCCAGGGCCGTGTTGATCTCCGGCGACTCGCCGGTGGGGAACTCGACGTCGATCACCGGGCCGACGACGGCGACGATACGGCCGTCCGGGCCGAGCGGGGTACCGGGGGTGATCGGCTCAGTCGTGATGGCCACAGCGTGTTTTCCTCTCGAATGACCTGGAGTTAACTTCAGTTCACGGAGTATCGACCGGACGTCGCCGGTCCGTCAACCCGCCGTGCGCCCGGCGGGCTCCAGGTGTTGCCGACATGACTCGCCGTCGACTGCCTTCCGCGTGCAGGGGGTGCCGGCGAGGGTGATCGTCTTGCAACGCTCGTCGACCTCCGACGCCACCGGGCCGGACGGGCGGCGCCCTGCGCGACGCTTTCTCGTTGCCCCAGCACCGTTCCTGGCACCCGAGCGGTCGATGGCGACGAGGTCCCCTCCGAGGTAGGAGTCCACCACCGTTCGATCGGCCCGCACCTCAGCCGGCGAGCCCTCGGCGATCACCCGGCCTTCCGCCATGGCCACGACACGATCGCTGATGCGCATGACGAGGGGGATGTCGTGCTCGATGATGAGGATGCCGGCTCCCAACGCCTTTCCGGCAGCTAGCAGCAGTTCACCCATCGCCTCCGTCTCGCGCTGTGCGATCCCCGAGGACGGCTCGTCGAGCAGCAGGATGCGCGGCTGCATGGCCAGCAAGCACGCCAGCTCCGCGATGCGCCGGGTGCCGGTCGACAGTTCCCGGTTCTGCTTCTCTGCGTAGGCATCGAGGCCCATGAGGTGCACGACCTCGCGCGCCTGCTCGAGCTTGCGACGGTCGCGGGAGCGCAGGCCGATCACTGCCTCGTGCAGCTTGGTGGGGGCCATCCGCTCCATGGCGAGCTGGACCGTCTCCAACACCGTCAGCGTGTCGAACAGGGCGCCGTCCTGAAAGGACCGGATGAGCCCCAGGGAGGCCCGGGCCTCAGGCGACAGCGCGGTCACGTCGCGCCCCTCGAAGGTGACGGTCCCCCGGTCCGGCTTCACGAAGCCGCTGACCACGTCGAAGAGCGTCGTCTTGCCTGCGCCGTTGGGGCCGATGAGCCCGATGACCTCGCCCGCGCCGACTCGCAGCGACGCCCCTCCCACCGCCTGGACCCCGCCGTAGGCCTTGGCGATCCCCTCCACGACCAACAGCGACGTCGACCCGGTTTCGGGGGCAACGGCCTGCTCTCGCACGACCGGGAGGACGGTCGGGGTCGGAGCAGGCGCCTCGACCGGGGCTTCGTCGGGAGGCAGGTGCCGGGTGAGGTAGCCGACGATCCGGTCCCGCACGGGCCGGAGGAGTTGCGGGATCCCGCCCGGCGCGTACAGCACGAGCAGCAGCCAGCCGAGGGCAGTACCGGCCAGGCCGGCCGAATCGAGGGGGAGAAAGCTCGGGACCCCGATGA
Above is a window of Acidimicrobiales bacterium DNA encoding:
- a CDS encoding F0F1 ATP synthase subunit beta (Produces ATP from ADP in the presence of a proton gradient across the membrane. The beta chain is a regulatory subunit), whose amino-acid sequence is MAITTEPITPGTPLGPDGRIVAVVGPVIDVEFPTGESPEINTALEFDIDLDGTVTTVVAEVVQHIGGGRVRAIAMKQTEGLRRGTPVRNTGKGITVPVGNATLGHVFNVIGEALDTGGEVIEGDARWEIHRPAPPFEELEPQSKMFETGLKVVDLLEPYVQGGKIGLFGGAGVGKTVLILEMITRVARQHGGVSVFAGVGERTREGNDLWLEMAESGVLKNTALVYGQMDEPPGVRLRVALSALTMAEYF